GCCTCTGCCCGTGCCGGGCGGCGGCAAGGAGCCGAAACATTTTGCCGTAGCGTCGCTCATGCCTGCCGGATTATAGTGGCGCCATGATTCATCACCTGCTCCGCCATGATACGCCGGCCCGTGGCGCTTGGCGATGCCTTTTGCTCAGCCTGGCCCTCCTGGGCTTCCCCCCAGTGGGCGCCTCGCAGGCGGCCCCTCCGCCGTGGACGCCGCTTTTCAATGGGCGCGACCTTGCCGGGTGGGTCATCAAAGCCAAACCCGCCGACCGCGAGCAAAACTTCTGGCGCGTGGAAAATGGCGAGTTGGTGGCCGATACCTTGACCAACAAACAACACGATTATGTGTGGTTGATGACGGAAAAGGAGTACGGTGATTTTGACCTGCAATTGAAGTTTCAGGCCTTTACCAACAGTCCCGGCAACAGCGGCGTGCAACTTCGCAGCCGGTATGATGATGCTGCCTTCTGGCTCGACGGCCCGCAGATTGACATTAACCCTCCCGGCCCGTGGCGCACGGGCATGATGTGGGATGAGACCCGCGGCAACACCCGTTGGATTTACCCCAATTTGCCCGCCGGCCAGTGGGTTCAAACCAACATGGCGCCGGCCGGACTCCGGTTTTATTACAGCCACGACACCCCCGCCTGGAACACCCTCGAAATATCCGCCCGCGGCACGCGCATCCGGGCTTTTTTGAATGGGGTCCAGATTACGGATTTGGACGGCGCCGGCCTGTTGGATGACGCGCTGCATCGCCAGCGGCGGGTGGGGCTGCGCGGCCATCTAGCCTTGCAAATTCACACCGGCGATTTGTTGTACATCCGCTTCAAGGACCTCTTCATCCGCGAATGGTAAGGATGCCGGGTGGGGGGGCCGCTGGCGAGGACAATCCGGCCGAGACGTCCGGGCGCAGCGCCGCTGGGGCGGCCAACCTCCCTCCTTTCCTGGAGCAGGCTGGCCCGGCAAGCCAGCATGGAAAAGGGCTTTCCCGCCGCTGCCAAATCCGCTATTAACCAGCCATGACTCGGCCCCGCATGGAACGTTTCTCGCGTCCGCCCCTGGAGCGAATGATGGCGATTCATCAAATGCTGGTGGAAAAACAATATCCCAATGCGCACACCGTGGCCCGCCAGTTTGAGGTCAACCCGCGCACCATCAAGCGGGACATTGAGTTCATGCGGGACCGGCTCGAATTACCCATTGAGTATGACGCCACCCGGCGCGGCCACTATTACAGCCGGCCCGTGAAACAATTTCCCGCGGTGCTGTTGAATGAGCGGGAGTTGTTTGCGCTGCTGGTGGCGCAAAAAGTGGTTTCCGCGTACCAGGGCACGAAGTTTGCCGCCCCGCTGCAGACGGCGCTGCATCGCCTGGCCAGCCATTTGGATGATCGCAATCCGGTGAGTTTGGGCCATTTGAACGAGGCGCTTTCGATTCGGCCCCTGGGTCCGGAGGACACCGATGTGGAGCTGTTCGGAGTATTGAGCGAGGCCCTGTTCCAGAAGCGGATGGTCAGTTTTCTTTATCGGCGGCTGGGCGAGCGCGCCTGGATGCGCCGGCAGGTGTGCCCTTATCACCTGGCCTACATTGACCATCATTGGTACCTGATTGGGCTGGATTTGCAACGCAAGGCCCTGCGCACTTTTGTTCTCTCGCGCATGAAAGAGGTCCACCTGCTCAAGCGCACCTTTTCCAGACCCGAAAATTTCAAGGCCGACGAATACCTCAAAGACAGTTTTCTGGTGTTCAAAGGCGAGGATGACTACGAGGTGGTCATCGAATTTGATGCGTGGGCCACGGATTTGCTGCGCGGGCGCCGCTGGAATCCCCGTCACGAATGGCTCGAGCTGCCCGGCGGCGGCTCGCGGCTGCGGCTCCGGTTGAACAACATCGAGGAAATCCTGGGATGGGTGTTGAGCTGGGGGGCGCATGCCATGGTGGTACGCCCCAAACGCCTGGCCAGCCGCGTGCGCGCCGCCGCCCAAGCCATGCTGAACCGCTACCCCAACACCGAAACCGAGGCGGATTAAGGCCGGCAAGCGTGGCATTGGAGGCGTAGGGAGGGTGCGGAAGTAATCCGTGTCCGCGCAGGATGGGACAGCCTTTTATCCCGGCGATTGCCAGCAATATTCCGAGTTAATCTCCATTTTTGGGGCCTTGTGCGCAGTTCAAAAAAATCCATTTATGCTGCTTGACCAGAACATAAAAGTGTCTCATAGTGAAGAAGTTAGGCTAGTTAGTGACCGTTCGCATCCAACCCTGAAGGACATGTTATGACAAAGCGTGACCTGGTAATTCGGATTAGCGAGGACACCGGCCTGAAGCAGCAGGACGTGATGCAAGCCGTCCAGCGCGCGTTGGACGTCATCACCGAGGCCTTAGGCAAGGGAGACAAGGTTGAGCTCCGCAACTTCGGGGTGTTCGAGGTGAAGAAACGCAAGGCGCGCGTGGGGCGCAATCCCAATACGCCCCACGTGAATGTGCCCATCCCGCCCCGTTTTGTCGTGCGCTTCAAGCCCGGCAAGGAGATGCGGGACCTGGTGTTGCAGTTGAAGGAGTTGCCCACCTCGCCCAGCCCGGAAACCGCCACCGACCAGCCTTCGTAATCTGATTTTGCCCAGCTTGAGAGCGGTGCGGCGCCCCGTGCTGCGGGGATTTTTTTGATTTGCTTCCCTGCGGGTTCTTTAGGTTTGATGCCGCTTTGCGCTATGTCCAAAGCGTTTGAACGATTGCCAGGTTTTCGGGATTTTTATCCGGAACCGTTGCCGCATCCGGAGGTGGCCAGCGCCGACCTTCGGCGCCACATCTTTGACACGTGGCGCGAGGTGGCCCGCCGTTATGGTTTTCGCGAATATGACGGCCCGCCGCTGGAGCCGCTGGAATTGTACACCGCCAAAAGCGGCGCCGAAATTGTGGGGCAGTTGTATCATTTCGTGGACAAGGGCGGGCGCGAGGTGGCGTTGCGCCCCGAAATGACCCCCACTCTGGCCCGGCTGGTGGCCGCGCATCACCGCGCCTACAAAAAACCCATCAAGTGGTACACCATCCCCCAGCTCTTCCGCTACGAGCGCCAGCAAAAAGGCCGCCTGCGCGAGCATTTCCAGTTCAACGCGGACCTGATTGGCGAAGCGGATCCCGCCGCGGACGCCGAGCTGATTGCGCTGCTCATTGACACGCTGCGGGCGTTGGGGCTGACGGCGCAGGATTTTGTCATCCGCCTCTCCAGCCGCAATGCCTGGCGGGATTTCTACGCCCGCGGCGGCGGCGCGCCGGAGCGGGAGTATGATTTTTTTCAGACCATTGACAAACTCGAGCGCGAAACACCGGAGGTCAGCGCCGGCAAACTTCAAGCCCTCGGGTTTTCCCTGGAACAAGTGCGGGAATTCATCCAGCGCGGCGAACCCAGCCCCGAGCTGCAGGGGATTTTGGACAATCTGCGCGCGCGGGACATGGGTGATTTTGTGAAGGTGGATTACGCGGTCATCCGCGGTCTGGCCTATTACACCGGCCCCGTCTTTGAAGCCTTTGACCGCCAGGGCGAGTTTCGCGCCATTGCCGGCGGCGGGCGGTATGACAATCTCATCCACCTCATTAGCGGGGGGAAGGTGGATTTGCCGGCGCTGGGTTTCGGCATGGGCGATGTGGTGCTGGGCGAGCTGCTCAAGGCGCGCCAACTGGCCCCGGCCTTGCGCGCCCAGGTGGAGGTGCTGTGTGTGGTGGAGGACGAAACGCTCCGCCCGGCCACGCTGCGGCTGGTCCAGCAACTGCGCCAGGCCGGCAAGGCGGTGGAATACTCGCTCACCCCGGCCAAGGCCGACAAGCAGCTCAAACGCGCCCTGGAGCTGGGCGCGGCCCTGGTGGTGACGCTGCGCCGCGGAGAGGGTGGAGCCTTGCTGGCCCACTGGAAAAATCTGGCCACGCGCGCCGAGCAAGTCCTTCCCCCGGACCAGTGGCCGTGGCCGTGAGCGCCGGGCCGGCGCGACCGCCCGCTGGCCTGCCGCGGCCAGGACTCCCTGGCGAAGCGGTTTTTCGCGGTAACGGGCCGCCGCAAACCCATTCGACTTTTTCGCCTTCATGCCCTAGTTTGGGGGCCATGAAGATTTTGTTTGTCGGCGATATTGTGGGGCAGCCCGGCCGCCGCGCCGTGCGGACGCTGGTACCCCGGCTGCGCCTGCGCCACGCCGTGGATTTTGTCATCGCCAACGGTGAAAACGCCGCCGGCGGCAGCGGCATCACTCCCGCCGTGGCGGAGGAAATCTTTGAAAGCGGCGTGGACGTCATCACCTCCGGCGATCATTTGTGGGATCAAAAGGAAGTCCTGGCCCTGCTGGACAAGGAGCCGCGTTTTTTGCGCCCCGCCAATTATCCGGCGGAGGTGCCGGGACGGGGCTGGGGGGTGTTTGAAAAAAGCGGATTGCCGCCCGTCGCCGTGCTGAATTTGCAGGGGCGCACCTTCATGCCCGCCCATGAAAATCCCTTCCGTCTGGCCCAGCAGGAAGCGCTGAATCTGCGCAGCCGGGCGCGGGTGGTCATCGTGGATTTTCATGCCGAGGCCACCTCGGAAAAAATTGCGCTGGGCCGGATGCTGGATGGGATGGTGACGGCGGTGCTGGGGACGCACACCCATGTGCCCACCGCCGATGAGCAAATATTCCCCGGCGGCACGGCCTTCATCAGCGACGTGGGGTTCACCGGCCCGCAGGACAGCGTGCTGGGACGCGAGATTGAACCCATCATCCGCCGGTTTCTCACCGGCATGCCGCAACGCTTTGAGGTGGCCAAAGGCCGCACCGCGCTGCATGGCGCGCTGCTGGAAGTGGACGCGGCCACCGGCCGGGCCACGGCCATCAGCCGCGTGATGGAGCCGCTGCCGGTGGAGCCGAGCGCCTGAAGGATATGCCGCGCAAAGCCCAAAGCCAGTGGGATTTTGGCGAGCTGTTCGGCCCGCAACAAACCCGCCAGGTATGGACGGTGACCGAAGTCACGCAGCGCGTCAAAAAACTGCTCGAGCAACAATTTCCCTCCCTCTGGGTCAAGGGCGAAGTCAGCAACCTGCGCAGCCAACCCTCCGGCCACATTTACTTCACCTTGAAAGACGCCGGCGCGCAACTGGCCTGCGTGCTCTTCCGCGGCGAGCCGGGCATCCGGCGGGAGCTGCTGGCGGATGGGCAGCAGGTCTTGCTGCGCGGGGAAATCACCGTCTATGAAGCTCGCGGCCAGTACCAACTGCTGGTGCGCGAAGTCGAGCCGCTGGGACTGGGGGCCTTGCAGGCCGCCTTCGAGCGGCTCAAACAAAAATTGCAGGCCGAAGGCTTGTTTGACCCGGCGCGCAAGCGGCCGCTGCCGCGCTTCATTTATCGTGTCGGGGTGGTGACCTCGCCCGCGGCGGCCGCCTGGAAGGATGTGTTGAGCGTCTGGCGGCGGCGGTTTGCCGGCATGGACCTTATCCTGGCGCCGTGCCGCGTGCAGGGTGACGGCGCCGCGGCGGAAATTGCCGCGGCCATTGCGCGGTTAAATCAATGGCATGTTGCGCAGCCCCCGGGCGGCGGCCTGCACGCCCTGCTGGTGACGCGCGGCGGCGGGAGCCTGGAAGATTTGTGGGCGTTCAATGAAGAGGTGGTGGCGCGCGCCATTTTCCATTCCACTGTGCCGGTGGTTTCGGCGGTGGGCCATGAAATTGATTTCACCATCAGCGATTTTGTGGCCGATGTGCGCGCCCCCACCCCCAGCGCCGCCGCCGAGCTGCTCAGCGAGGGGATGTTTCAGGCGAAGCAATTGGCGCCCGCTTACGCCGACGTTTTGCGGCGGACGGTGGCCAAAAAATGGGAGCAGAAACAAGAGGCGCTGCAACAGCGCGAGCGGCGCCTGGCCCGGTGTCATCCGCGCCGCCGCCTCGAGCTGTGGAGCCAGCGGCTGGATGACTGGGTGGAGCGTTTGCAGCGGCAACCGCGCCGACGCTGGCAAAACCAGCAGCTCCTGCTCGCCCGTCTGTCCGGGCAGGTGCAGCGCCTGCGGCCCACGCGCTGGCTCCAATTGCGCGCCGAGCGCATCCTGGCCTTGTGCCAGCGTTTGCAGCAGGGCGCGCGGCTGAAGGTACAGCAGCGGCAGGCGCGCTTTCACCATTTGATGGAACAACTACGCCTGCTTTCCCCTCAGCACACCCTGGAACGTGGTTATTCCATCACCCAGGACGCCGCCACTGGCCGCATCTTGCGCCAGGCTGAGGAAACAGCGCCGGGCCAGGTGGTCATCACGCGCCTGGCGCATGGGCAATTGACCAGCCGCGTGGAAGACACCCGGCCCGAAACCTCCGCATAGGTTCCCCTTGCGATACCGTTGTTCTGACCCTTTTCCGTGGAGCGCAGCGGGGAGCGGTCCGGCGCGGAGCAGCGCTAGGCCGCCAGAGGACACTTGAGGCGCACACAAGTGCCGCCCCCCGGGCGCGGCAGAAACTCCGCACTGCCCTGCGCTTCCGCCATGCGTTTCTGCATGTTTTTCAAGCCGTTGCGCGTGGAGTTTTTGAGGCGCTCCGGGTCCAAACCACGCCCATCGTCCTCCAATTCGATGACCAGATGTTTGCCGCCGGCCACCTGGATGCGCAACCACACCTGTCTGGCCTGGGCATGCCGCACAACATTGGTTACTGCTTCCTTGACCGTCATATAGACATGATGCCGCACTTCAGGGGCAATGGCGGCGGCCGGAAAGGTCGAGGGCACTTCGAGCCGGCAGGGGATGCCCGCCACGGTAAGGTAATCGTGCACGTACTTGCACAAATAATTGGCCAGACCTTCGAGCGTGTCATTGGCGGGGTTGACCGTCCACACAATCTCATCGAGGCCGCGGGTGGTTTCGCGCGCGGTGTGCGCGATTTGTCGGGCGTGCTCAGCCACATCCTCCGGGTGATTTTTGTCGGCTTCCGCCATTTCGCTGAGCAAGGCGATTTGGGTGAGGTTGGCGCCCAGTTGATCATGCAGATCGCGGGCGATGCGCGCCCGTTCTTTTTCCAGCGCTTGCTGCTGGCGCATCCGTTCAAGCTGGCGGCGCAGCCGGCGCGTGGAGAAATGGCGAATGGTGAGGACCAGCGCACCCCCCAGGGTCACACTGGCGGCCGACAGAAACCAGGTGGTGCGCCACCACGGCGGCGGGGCCACGATGACGAGGGCCGCGCCCGTGGGATTCCAGACGCCGTCCTCATTGCACGCGGTCACCACAAACCGGTATTGGCCGGGCGGCAGAGCGGCATAGCGCGCGATGCGGCTGTCGCCGGCTTCCACCATTTCCTGCTCGTGCCCCTCCAGTTGGTAGCGAAACCGCGCCCGTTCCGGCGCGCCCAGATTGAGGCTGGCGTAATGGATTTCGAGGCGGCTTTGCGCGCGGGGCGGCAAACGCAGCGGCTGCCCGGGTGGCGGCAGCGCGGCGGTCTGGCCGTCCACCAGCAATTTCTCGATGCGCACGGGCGGCGGGTTGGTGTTGGGCAGCAATTGCGCGGGATTCACCACTGCCAGGCCGCGGGTGGTGGGAAACCACAAGCGGCCGTCGGGAGTCTGGCAGGCGGCGGGTTGGGAGCCGCTGGTGCATTCGCGGCTGGGCAGGCCGTCGGCCTTGCCGTACGTGCGGCAGGGCACGACCTTGAGCCGCCCGGCCGCCAGCTCGTCCAGGTCGCGTTTGGCAATTCGCATCAGCCCCACGCTGGAGCCAATCCAGAAAAATCCCTGGGCGTCCTCCACCAGATAGGCCAGGGCGTTGCCGGCCAGTCCCTCGCGCACGGTGTACCGAGTCCATTGACGTCCATCCCAGCGGGCCAGACCGCTGCTGACCGTGCCCACCCACAGGACCTGGTTGGTATCGCCATGCAGGAAGGCTATTTCGTCAGACGGCAAACCGCCTGCGGATTTGCGCACCGCAGACCACTGGCCGCCGCGCCACACATTCAGCCCGCCGCCATAGGTGCCGGCATAGAGGGTGCCCCGGGAGTCCTCGGCCAACGCGGTAATGATGGCGGAGGAGAGGCCGTCATTGGTTTGATACCGCCGCGCGGCCTGACCGTTCCACGACACCAACGCGCCTTGGCCGCCAATCCAGAGGCGGCGCTGACGGTCCTCCAGCAAGGCGGTCACCACAACCGGGATTTCCGCTGGCAGGGGGGCGGGGATGAAGTGATTCGTTTGCCATAACAGCAGGCCGCCGCCATAGGTGCCTGCCCATACGCGGCCCTGGGAGTCGCGCAACACAGACCACACCTGCATGCGCGTCAGCCCCTCCTGGCGGCCGTAGAACCGGGCGCCTTGGGGCGTGCCATGCAACAGCCCTGCGCCGTTGAAGCCCACCCACAGCCCATCAGCGCCGTCGTGGCAGACGGTTTGCACCGGCCAGGCGCCGGCGCCTTCCAGCGTGCTGAACACCTGCGGCCGCACCCGCGCCAGCCCGCCGCCGTCGGTGCCCACCCACAAGTTGTTTTCGTGGTCCACACACACGGCTAGCACGGCTTCGTTGACCAGACCCTCCTGGCGCTTCAGCCACGCCACGGAGCCATCAGCGCGATACCAGAAAACGCCCAGCCCCAGCGTGCCCACCACCAGATGCCCCAGGCGGTCTTCGGCCGCCGAAGTGACCGGCGCGGAGCGCCACGGGTAAGGGCCCAGCTCGCGCTCCGGCCGGCCGCCGCGCCAGCGGGTCACGCGGCCGTCGGCCAGCCGCCAAAAGCCACCGTGGCGGCTGGGCAGCAGAAAATCCAGCCGTTGCACGCGCCATTCACCCTCCAGGCGCGGCTCGAGCGTGCCGCCGCCGGGAGGCAGACCGAGCCGGGCCATTCGCGAACCCGCCCCCACCCACACGGCGCCATTGGTTTCGGCGGCCAGAAAGCGCGGCACATCTTCGCGGCCCCACTCAAAAAGGAAAGGGGTGAGCACGTTGTTCTGCCAGCGCCACAACTCGCCCGTGCGGGTGTAAAACCAGGCCGCCCCCTGCGCATCCCTGCCCGCGCCCACCAGCCGCCGCTCCGGCGCGGTGCGGCCGACGGGGATGGGGGTAAAACGGCCCTCGCGCCATTGCACGATGGCGCCGGATTCCAGGCCAATCCAGAGGCCGCCGGCCGGGTCGCTGCGCAAAAACACGATGCGGCCGCCCTCCAGCTCCGGGGTGTTGCTGCCGTCAAACACTGTGAAGGCCAGGCCGTCAAAACGCGCCAGGCCGTTGAGCGTGCCCACCCACAAATAACCGTCTTCGGTGGTGGCCAGGCTGGTGACGGTGTTGTGCGGAAGGCCGTCATCCGTTTCCCATGCCCGGACAGCAAAGGGGAGCGGCGCAGCCCCTGCAGGAGAGCAGCCCCAACCCAAGCCCAGGAGCACACAAAGCCAGGCGGCACGCAACCAGCCGGTGTTTGGCATGGAGCATTATGGGGGCAGGGGGGTGGAAGGTGTAAATGATAAAACCAATCCCGGCCACCCTTGCGGCGTCCTCCCCATGCCCATTCCCCGCTGGGAATTGGATGGAAAGGCACCTGCCCCCGACTATCTCAGTTTGTGTGACGTGATGGCTGGGTTATTTCCCGCTCACCCCGGTTGAAGACGAAGGGGCGCCGTGCCCCGCGGCTTTTCCTTTCGGCGCGGGCGGCGTGTCTCCCGGCAGAGCGGCGAGCGTCGTTTCCCAACCGCCGCCCAGCGCCTTGTACAAGGCCGCCAGCGCGGTGGCCAGCCGCGTGCGCGCCTGCGCGAGCTGGCTCTCGGCCGCCAGTTGCGTGCGTTGCGCGTCCAACACCGTCAAATAATCCGCCACTCCCGCCTGGTAGCGTTGCTCGGCCAGCGTGCGCGCCTCAATGGCCGCCCGGGCCGCCGCGGCCAGCCGCTGCTCGCGTTCGCGCGCCCGGCTTGCTTCCACCAGCGCGTTTTCCGTCTCTTCCAGCGCGGTGAGCACGGCTTTTTCGTAATTAGCCAGCTCCGCCTCCGCCCGCGCGCCGGCGGCTTGGATGCGGGCGCGCACCCGGCCCAAATCCAGCGCGGCCCAGGAGATGCGCGGCCCAAAGGAGTAGGCATCTGCGCCTGCTTCAGCCCAGCCGGAGAGCTGGTTGGCCTCCAGCGACACACTGCCCACCCAGGTGACGCGCGGGAATAAATCCGCCGTGGCCACGCCAATGCGCGCGGTGGCGGCGGCCAGCGTGCGCTCGGCCATGCGAATGTCCGGCCGCCGGCGCAGCAAGTCTGCCGGGTTGCCCACCGGCACCAGCTCTGGCACGGCGGGCAGCGCGCCGGGGAGGGACAGCTCGGCCTCGAGGGCCTCCGGCGTTTGCGCGGTCAGCACACTGAGCCGGTGAATGGCCCGCTTGATGGTGGTTTCCAGGGCCGGCAGCAGCGCCAGGGTGCTTTCGTACTGCGATTCGGCGCGCCGCACGTCGAGGTCCGTGCCGCGGCCGGCGGCCACCCGGGCGCGTATCAGCTCCAGCGATTCGCGTTGCACCTCGGCATTGCGCCGGGCCACATCGTATTCCTGCTGGGCGCCGCGCAATTCAAAGTAATTGCGGGCCACTTCCGCCATCACGGTCATCCCCACCCACTGGCGGTAGGCCTCGGCCCCCTGCACCTCGGCGGTGGCCGCTTCCACGCTGCGGCGGACGCGCCCGAAGAGGTCCATCTCCCAGGTGGCGTCAAAGCCGGCGTCGTACAGCTCATACTCGCGCAGGTTGCGCGGCAGGCCGCCCGCGGCATCCTTGCTGCGTGTACCGCGCACGTAGCCGCCGTCGGCGCGGACGGTGGGGTAAAGGTCAAAGGTGGTGTGCTGCCGCAGGGCGCGCGCCTCGCGCACGCGGGCGGTGGCGGCGCGCAAATCCAGATTGGTGGCCAGGGCCGTCTGCACCAGGCGCGTCAGGGTGGGGTCCTGAAATTGCCGCCACCATTCGGTTTGAATCGGTTCGGCGGGAAACGCCGCCTCAGCATGAGCATAGGCGGCCGGAGTGGCCGTTTTCGGCGTCTGGTAATTTGGCCCCACTGTGCAGCCGCTCAGACCCAGTGCCAGACCCAGTCCTGCCAGCAGCACCGCCATGCCATGGCCCGCCACCGGTGCCGCTGGCGCGTTTTTGAAGTCGCTGGCCTTGCTCTTTTCGCCCGTCCAGCGCCGGATGACCACATAAAACACAGGCGTCAGGAAAAGCCCGAAGAACGTCACCCCCAGCGTGCCCCAGAAGGTGGCGGTGCCAATGGCCTGTCGCAGCTCGGCGCCGGCGCCGTCGGCCAGCATGAGCGGCAGCACGCCAAAGGCAAACGCCAGCGAGGTCATCAGAATGGGCCGCAAGCGCAGCCGGCAAGCCTCGCGCGCCGCCTCGAAACGGGTCAGCCCCTTGTCCTGCAACTGGCGGGCAAACTCGACAATCAGAATGGCATTTTTGCAGGCCAGCCCAATCAGCGTCACCATGCCAATCTGAGTGAACAGGTTGTTCTCCAGTCCCCGCGCCCAGACGGCCAGAATGGCGAACAGCAGCGCCATGGGCGTGATGAGAATAATCGCCAGCGGGAGGGACCAGCTCTCGTATTGTGCCGCCAGCACCAGAAACACCATCAGCACGCACAACGGGAAAATGAGAATGGCCGAGCGTCCCGCCAGCAATTCCAGCAGGCTCAATTCCGTCCATTCAATGGCCATGCCCGGCGGCAGCAGTTGGGCCGCCAGCCGGTTGAGGACGTTGATGGCATCACCGGAGCTGACCCCCGGGCGGGTGGCGCCGCTCAAATCGGCGCTGGGAAACAGGTTGTAGTGATTGATGAGGATGGGGCCGGTGGTGTCCTTCACCGTGATGACGGTGCCCAGCGGCACCATCTGGCCGGCGGCGTTGCGCACGCGCAATTCGGTGGCGTCGGAGGGCCGTGCGCGGAAGGGCGCGTCCGCCTGCGCGCGCACCTGAAAGGGGCGGCCAAAAAGGGTGAAGTCATTGACGTACAAACCGCCCAGATACACCGAGAGCGCCTGCCAGATTTCCTGCAGCGGCACCTGCATCATTTTGGCTTTTTCGCGGTCCACCTCCAGCAACACCTGCGGCACCTGGGCGCGGTAGGTGGTCAGCACATTGGCCAGGCGCGGGTCCTGATTGGCCGCCGCCATGAGTTGAAACGCCGCAGCCTGCAAGGCTTGCGGACCCAGGTTGGCGCGGTCTTGAATCTGGAGCTTGAACCCGCCCACCGAGCCTAAACCGTCCACCGGCGGCAGGTTGAAGGCCGCCGCAAAACCTTCGTTGATGCCCGCCAGCTTGGGCCGGAGCTGCGCCAGGATTTTCTCCGCCGTCCATCCGGTTTTGCGGCGTTGTTCATAGGATTGCAGCCGCACAATCAGCGTGGACGCATTGGGCTGGCTGCCGAAGTTCAGGAAGGAAAAGCCGTCCAGTTTGATGACCGCTTCCACGCCCGGAGTCTGGCGCACGATTTGATGCAATTTTTCACTGACCACGGCCGTGCGCTCCTTGGACGCGCCGTCCGGCAGTTGCAGATAGCATATCAGGGTGCCCTTGTCCTGCTGCGGAATGAAGCCGCGCGGCGTGCTGATGAAGCCCACATAAGTCAGCGCCAGCAGGCCGCCGTACAGCATCAAGGCAATTACGCCGTGGCGGATGACCAGGCTCAA
This is a stretch of genomic DNA from Fontisphaera persica. It encodes these proteins:
- a CDS encoding helix-turn-helix transcriptional regulator, with amino-acid sequence MERFSRPPLERMMAIHQMLVEKQYPNAHTVARQFEVNPRTIKRDIEFMRDRLELPIEYDATRRGHYYSRPVKQFPAVLLNERELFALLVAQKVVSAYQGTKFAAPLQTALHRLASHLDDRNPVSLGHLNEALSIRPLGPEDTDVELFGVLSEALFQKRMVSFLYRRLGERAWMRRQVCPYHLAYIDHHWYLIGLDLQRKALRTFVLSRMKEVHLLKRTFSRPENFKADEYLKDSFLVFKGEDDYEVVIEFDAWATDLLRGRRWNPRHEWLELPGGGSRLRLRLNNIEEILGWVLSWGAHAMVVRPKRLASRVRAAAQAMLNRYPNTETEAD
- a CDS encoding TIGR00282 family metallophosphoesterase; amino-acid sequence: MKILFVGDIVGQPGRRAVRTLVPRLRLRHAVDFVIANGENAAGGSGITPAVAEEIFESGVDVITSGDHLWDQKEVLALLDKEPRFLRPANYPAEVPGRGWGVFEKSGLPPVAVLNLQGRTFMPAHENPFRLAQQEALNLRSRARVVIVDFHAEATSEKIALGRMLDGMVTAVLGTHTHVPTADEQIFPGGTAFISDVGFTGPQDSVLGREIEPIIRRFLTGMPQRFEVAKGRTALHGALLEVDAATGRATAISRVMEPLPVEPSA
- the xseA gene encoding exodeoxyribonuclease VII large subunit, which translates into the protein MPRKAQSQWDFGELFGPQQTRQVWTVTEVTQRVKKLLEQQFPSLWVKGEVSNLRSQPSGHIYFTLKDAGAQLACVLFRGEPGIRRELLADGQQVLLRGEITVYEARGQYQLLVREVEPLGLGALQAAFERLKQKLQAEGLFDPARKRPLPRFIYRVGVVTSPAAAAWKDVLSVWRRRFAGMDLILAPCRVQGDGAAAEIAAAIARLNQWHVAQPPGGGLHALLVTRGGGSLEDLWAFNEEVVARAIFHSTVPVVSAVGHEIDFTISDFVADVRAPTPSAAAELLSEGMFQAKQLAPAYADVLRRTVAKKWEQKQEALQQRERRLARCHPRRRLELWSQRLDDWVERLQRQPRRRWQNQQLLLARLSGQVQRLRPTRWLQLRAERILALCQRLQQGARLKVQQRQARFHHLMEQLRLLSPQHTLERGYSITQDAATGRILRQAEETAPGQVVITRLAHGQLTSRVEDTRPETSA
- a CDS encoding sensor histidine kinase, with amino-acid sequence MPNTGWLRAAWLCVLLGLGWGCSPAGAAPLPFAVRAWETDDGLPHNTVTSLATTEDGYLWVGTLNGLARFDGLAFTVFDGSNTPELEGGRIVFLRSDPAGGLWIGLESGAIVQWREGRFTPIPVGRTAPERRLVGAGRDAQGAAWFYTRTGELWRWQNNVLTPFLFEWGREDVPRFLAAETNGAVWVGAGSRMARLGLPPGGGTLEPRLEGEWRVQRLDFLLPSRHGGFWRLADGRVTRWRGGRPERELGPYPWRSAPVTSAAEDRLGHLVVGTLGLGVFWYRADGSVAWLKRQEGLVNEAVLAVCVDHENNLWVGTDGGGLARVRPQVFSTLEGAGAWPVQTVCHDGADGLWVGFNGAGLLHGTPQGARFYGRQEGLTRMQVWSVLRDSQGRVWAGTYGGGLLLWQTNHFIPAPLPAEIPVVVTALLEDRQRRLWIGGQGALVSWNGQAARRYQTNDGLSSAIITALAEDSRGTLYAGTYGGGLNVWRGGQWSAVRKSAGGLPSDEIAFLHGDTNQVLWVGTVSSGLARWDGRQWTRYTVREGLAGNALAYLVEDAQGFFWIGSSVGLMRIAKRDLDELAAGRLKVVPCRTYGKADGLPSRECTSGSQPAACQTPDGRLWFPTTRGLAVVNPAQLLPNTNPPPVRIEKLLVDGQTAALPPPGQPLRLPPRAQSRLEIHYASLNLGAPERARFRYQLEGHEQEMVEAGDSRIARYAALPPGQYRFVVTACNEDGVWNPTGAALVIVAPPPWWRTTWFLSAASVTLGGALVLTIRHFSTRRLRRQLERMRQQQALEKERARIARDLHDQLGANLTQIALLSEMAEADKNHPEDVAEHARQIAHTARETTRGLDEIVWTVNPANDTLEGLANYLCKYVHDYLTVAGIPCRLEVPSTFPAAAIAPEVRHHVYMTVKEAVTNVVRHAQARQVWLRIQVAGGKHLVIELEDDGRGLDPERLKNSTRNGLKNMQKRMAEAQGSAEFLPRPGGGTCVRLKCPLAA
- a CDS encoding HU family DNA-binding protein, with translation MTKRDLVIRISEDTGLKQQDVMQAVQRALDVITEALGKGDKVELRNFGVFEVKKRKARVGRNPNTPHVNVPIPPRFVVRFKPGKEMRDLVLQLKELPTSPSPETATDQPS
- a CDS encoding 3-keto-disaccharide hydrolase: MIHHLLRHDTPARGAWRCLLLSLALLGFPPVGASQAAPPPWTPLFNGRDLAGWVIKAKPADREQNFWRVENGELVADTLTNKQHDYVWLMTEKEYGDFDLQLKFQAFTNSPGNSGVQLRSRYDDAAFWLDGPQIDINPPGPWRTGMMWDETRGNTRWIYPNLPAGQWVQTNMAPAGLRFYYSHDTPAWNTLEISARGTRIRAFLNGVQITDLDGAGLLDDALHRQRRVGLRGHLALQIHTGDLLYIRFKDLFIREW
- the hisS gene encoding histidine--tRNA ligase — translated: MSKAFERLPGFRDFYPEPLPHPEVASADLRRHIFDTWREVARRYGFREYDGPPLEPLELYTAKSGAEIVGQLYHFVDKGGREVALRPEMTPTLARLVAAHHRAYKKPIKWYTIPQLFRYERQQKGRLREHFQFNADLIGEADPAADAELIALLIDTLRALGLTAQDFVIRLSSRNAWRDFYARGGGAPEREYDFFQTIDKLERETPEVSAGKLQALGFSLEQVREFIQRGEPSPELQGILDNLRARDMGDFVKVDYAVIRGLAYYTGPVFEAFDRQGEFRAIAGGGRYDNLIHLISGGKVDLPALGFGMGDVVLGELLKARQLAPALRAQVEVLCVVEDETLRPATLRLVQQLRQAGKAVEYSLTPAKADKQLKRALELGAALVVTLRRGEGGALLAHWKNLATRAEQVLPPDQWPWP